The following coding sequences lie in one Deltaproteobacteria bacterium genomic window:
- the dacB gene encoding D-alanyl-D-alanine carboxypeptidase/D-alanyl-D-alanine-endopeptidase, whose amino-acid sequence MGGFKRVYFPALFLLGLPLTALATPLSGRIDEILKKHHLDRGKIALKIVHLADGAIWYDKNSELLLSPASVAKLTTAQAAMKILRPDFSFKTEFYSQGEPAAGVIQNLWIKGYGDPFFVTESLDVVVKGFQNLGIREIQGNIYADETFYDHEHPFTYLSDDRGKNYLIETGPLVFNFNTVEMIVQPGGQVGKPALLSLKHPTRYVSLQNRVKTKGRRQPVISTERRGDVVVVRGTIPIKIRETSIREMVSEPALFLATSVWEALQLTGITFQGKIVREAIPPEAKLIWTYHSPPLKELISSLGKFSNNFSAEQIFKSLGAFQLGPPATMKKGQEVLQRYLASLGITEPGVYLENGSGLSKSSRLSANHLMKVLSDIYDSPWRDDFISSLSVAGVDGTIERKLGGALRGRVFAKTGSLRKVSTLAGYINHTQGPVAFVFLFNDYPGSKEKINRVMQRILEEVLKETVEMKG is encoded by the coding sequence GTGGGGGGATTTAAACGAGTTTATTTTCCGGCGCTTTTTTTGTTGGGGCTGCCTTTAACGGCACTGGCGACACCTCTTTCAGGGCGGATCGATGAGATTCTCAAAAAACATCATCTGGATCGCGGAAAAATCGCCTTAAAGATTGTTCATCTCGCGGATGGGGCCATCTGGTACGATAAAAATTCGGAGCTGCTTCTTTCCCCTGCCTCTGTAGCAAAACTGACCACCGCTCAGGCGGCCATGAAGATACTGCGGCCGGATTTCTCATTTAAAACGGAATTTTATTCCCAAGGGGAGCCTGCAGCGGGTGTCATCCAAAATCTCTGGATCAAGGGGTATGGAGACCCGTTCTTTGTAACCGAGTCCTTGGATGTGGTCGTGAAAGGTTTTCAAAATCTTGGCATTCGTGAGATTCAGGGAAATATTTATGCCGACGAGACATTTTATGATCATGAGCATCCTTTCACCTACCTCTCGGACGATCGTGGCAAAAATTATCTGATTGAAACGGGCCCCCTCGTTTTTAACTTTAATACGGTTGAGATGATTGTTCAGCCAGGAGGGCAGGTTGGAAAACCGGCTCTTCTTTCACTAAAACATCCAACTCGGTATGTTTCTCTGCAGAACCGGGTCAAGACAAAGGGTCGGAGACAGCCGGTTATCTCGACAGAACGTCGTGGAGATGTTGTCGTCGTGCGTGGCACGATACCGATCAAGATTCGGGAAACGAGTATTCGGGAAATGGTGTCGGAACCGGCCCTGTTTTTGGCCACGTCTGTATGGGAGGCGCTTCAGTTGACCGGGATCACCTTTCAGGGAAAGATTGTACGGGAGGCAATCCCTCCTGAGGCAAAGCTCATCTGGACTTATCACTCGCCCCCTCTGAAGGAACTGATCTCCAGTCTCGGCAAGTTCTCCAATAACTTCTCGGCCGAACAGATTTTTAAAAGCCTGGGGGCTTTTCAGTTGGGGCCACCTGCCACAATGAAAAAGGGTCAGGAGGTTCTTCAACGCTATCTGGCCAGTTTGGGGATTACAGAGCCCGGTGTTTATCTTGAAAATGGTTCCGGTCTCTCAAAAAGTTCACGTCTCTCCGCCAATCATCTCATGAAGGTCTTGTCGGATATTTACGACTCTCCTTGGAGGGACGATTTTATCTCTTCCTTGAGTGTGGCGGGTGTTGATGGTACTATTGAGCGGAAGTTAGGGGGGGCTCTCCGTGGAAGAGTCTTTGCTAAAACGGGGAGCTTAAGAAAGGTGAGTACACTGGCAGGCTACATTAATCATACGCAGGGTCCCGTCGCCTTTGTGTTCCTTTTCAATGACTACCCTGGTTCCAAAGAGAAAATTAACCGCGTGATGCAACGGATTCTTGAGGAGGTATTGAAAGAGACAGTGGAGATGAAAGGATAG
- a CDS encoding lytic transglycosylase domain-containing protein, whose translation MNGRSWGVIALVVMLGLGLHQGVTFLSHRLMGRFSQSTALQSEQKLTEITSFSKEVTTEANRPIPQDDPHLFSPSLSVPESGRSLFLTPPPSLRSAVDFWRQIYAVYDFNQTVLHDSGDLSVIYGVLDFSSWDQQGLSEFEKEKAREKLIQAEIKRIGEDLPLEAAERVRAQRGLKDKFGNAVKVSGKYLPLFEEIFEYYDIPMELTRLVFVESLFQERAQSKVGAVGLWQFMPGTARRYLQVGHLIDERYDPILATHAAARLLKSNYEVLGEWPLAVTAYNAGVGTMQKAVSATGTTDLGTIIREYRGGVFGFASRNFYPSFLAAVEVFHHADQYLGFIQREEPLLFDFVALPARASFPQIAFWSGSNLKELSRLNPSYVREVARGVYLLPSGAKIRLPYGRSDVFKTRFMQYPSVPADLALDYASIQTEIP comes from the coding sequence ATGAACGGTCGATCGTGGGGAGTTATTGCGTTGGTTGTGATGTTGGGATTGGGGCTTCATCAGGGGGTTACTTTTCTTTCACATCGACTCATGGGCCGATTTTCTCAATCTACGGCGCTTCAATCTGAACAAAAATTGACAGAGATAACTTCCTTCTCCAAAGAGGTAACGACGGAAGCAAACAGGCCGATACCACAAGATGATCCGCACCTCTTTTCTCCCTCTTTGTCGGTCCCTGAGTCGGGTAGGAGCCTTTTTTTGACACCCCCTCCTTCTCTACGATCGGCGGTCGATTTCTGGAGGCAAATCTATGCCGTCTACGATTTTAATCAGACCGTTTTGCATGACAGTGGAGACCTGTCTGTTATTTACGGTGTTCTTGATTTTTCTTCTTGGGATCAACAGGGGCTCTCCGAGTTCGAAAAGGAAAAAGCTCGTGAAAAGTTGATTCAGGCAGAGATCAAACGGATTGGAGAAGATCTTCCATTAGAGGCCGCGGAAAGGGTTCGCGCCCAAAGGGGGCTTAAAGACAAGTTTGGCAATGCGGTCAAGGTTTCTGGGAAATACCTCCCCCTCTTCGAAGAGATTTTCGAATATTATGATATTCCCATGGAGTTGACACGGCTCGTTTTTGTGGAATCCCTTTTTCAGGAGAGGGCCCAATCAAAGGTTGGAGCGGTTGGTCTCTGGCAGTTCATGCCGGGGACGGCCCGCCGATATCTTCAGGTCGGTCATCTGATTGATGAGCGGTATGATCCAATCCTCGCGACGCATGCCGCTGCACGCCTTTTGAAGTCAAATTATGAGGTCCTTGGGGAATGGCCCCTCGCGGTGACTGCTTACAATGCCGGTGTTGGTACAATGCAGAAGGCAGTCAGTGCAACCGGCACGACAGATCTTGGAACAATTATTCGTGAATATCGGGGCGGCGTGTTCGGTTTTGCCTCCCGCAATTTTTATCCCTCTTTTCTGGCGGCTGTTGAGGTATTCCATCATGCCGATCAATACCTGGGATTCATTCAGCGTGAGGAGCCTCTTTTGTTTGACTTTGTTGCCTTGCCGGCACGGGCCTCTTTTCCACAGATCGCCTTCTGGAGTGGCAGCAACCTGAAAGAGCTTTCCCGTTTAAATCCTTCCTATGTTCGTGAGGTGGCGAGAGGCGTCTATCTTCTCCCCTCGGGAGCGAAGATACGCCTCCCTTATGGAAGGTCGGACGTTTTTAAGACACGATTTATGCAGTACCCTTCCGTCCCGGCCGATCTTGCCTTAGATTATGCCTCGATCCAAACGGAGATCCCCTAA
- a CDS encoding glutaredoxin, with translation MNIKIYTTNNCPYCHAAKDLFRSKGLAFEEIDVSGDEAFDNLIKETGWRTVPQIFIDGKLIGGFQELVELDRKGEIEY, from the coding sequence TTGAATATCAAAATCTATACCACAAATAATTGCCCCTATTGCCACGCGGCGAAGGATCTTTTTCGTTCAAAGGGGTTGGCCTTTGAGGAGATCGATGTCAGTGGCGATGAGGCGTTTGACAATCTCATTAAAGAGACCGGCTGGCGAACAGTCCCTCAGATATTTATTGATGGAAAACTGATTGGTGGTTTTCAGGAGTTGGTGGAGCTCGATCGTAAGGGAGAAATCGAGTACTGA
- a CDS encoding kinase/pyrophosphorylase encodes MPTEPSTNIIYAVSDATGDLAEDLADVVLKQFGSEQVIIMRRPKVTTPEKIDQIIREAKKTKGLILFTLVSEGNRKHLLQRSAEAGIMTIDVMGPLLETFTHFFHKAPSSQPGRQYQLTTDYFRRNEAVSFTIKHDDGLGAGTIHEADLVLLGISRTSKTPISIYLAFRGYKVANIPIVIDIPLPPEVMEIPRTKIMGLTISPFKLVELRKNRLDKIGRRFTKKYADLEAIREEIACSKQIFEKLGNIPVIDVTNKAIEEVASEILFLIPPS; translated from the coding sequence GTGCCCACTGAACCCTCAACAAATATCATTTACGCCGTTTCGGACGCGACAGGAGATCTGGCGGAGGATTTGGCCGATGTCGTCCTGAAACAGTTCGGCTCGGAACAGGTGATCATCATGAGAAGGCCTAAAGTAACCACTCCTGAAAAGATCGATCAGATCATCCGTGAGGCAAAAAAAACCAAAGGTCTGATTCTTTTTACACTCGTCTCCGAGGGCAACCGAAAACATCTCCTGCAAAGATCCGCAGAGGCTGGAATCATGACGATCGACGTCATGGGGCCCCTTCTGGAGACCTTCACCCATTTTTTTCATAAAGCCCCTTCAAGCCAGCCCGGGAGACAATATCAGCTGACTACTGATTATTTTCGCCGTAATGAAGCGGTCAGTTTTACGATCAAACACGACGACGGCCTAGGGGCGGGAACAATCCACGAGGCCGACCTGGTTCTGTTGGGTATTTCCCGGACCTCAAAGACCCCAATCTCTATCTATCTCGCCTTCAGGGGCTACAAAGTGGCGAATATTCCGATCGTCATCGACATCCCTCTTCCACCGGAAGTGATGGAGATTCCCCGTACAAAAATCATGGGACTGACGATCTCGCCATTTAAATTGGTGGAACTCAGGAAAAACCGTCTCGATAAAATCGGGCGGCGGTTTACAAAAAAATACGCCGATCTCGAGGCGATTCGCGAAGAGATTGCCTGTTCCAAACAGATTTTTGAGAAACTGGGTAATATCCCGGTGATTGATGTCACCAACAAGGCGATTGAAGAGGTCGCCAGCGAGATCCTTTTTCTTATCCCACCATCTTAA
- the rmuC gene encoding DNA recombination protein RmuC yields the protein MTLLTFTVLLVTLGGFGLLAYLLTRPRDSVDLLLKQELDRLQKSHDENIRQVHDQLGKLTGEIGKRLEENFRQMNDTNRHVGDRLDNAARVVGEVKSRLSQLEAATQQVHNVGKDIAMLQESLRSPKFRGGFGELLLENLLKQVLPPESFEIQYLFKSGERVDAVIRTKEGLIPVDSKFPLPNFRKLVEASSEEEKKIARKDFISDVKKHIDDISKYIRPEEATLPFALMYIPAENIYYEAIIKDETLEADLLSYAQKKRVFPVSPNSFYGYLQTIAIGLRGMKIEEWAHSLDTHLQRLKEDLKRFVEEFAQIGLHLKNLRQKYESAEKRLEKFGDKMADLEAPAEQERLKVLPSAH from the coding sequence ATGACCCTCCTGACATTTACCGTTCTGCTCGTCACATTAGGTGGTTTTGGACTGCTGGCTTATCTCTTAACCCGTCCTCGTGATTCAGTCGACCTCCTTCTCAAGCAGGAATTGGACCGGCTTCAAAAGAGCCATGATGAGAATATCCGCCAGGTTCACGATCAGCTCGGCAAGCTGACAGGAGAAATCGGCAAAAGACTGGAGGAGAATTTCCGTCAGATGAACGATACCAATCGTCATGTTGGCGACCGACTCGATAACGCCGCCCGAGTCGTTGGTGAGGTCAAAAGTCGCTTAAGCCAGCTCGAAGCGGCAACACAACAAGTCCATAATGTCGGGAAAGATATCGCGATGCTTCAGGAGTCACTCCGCTCCCCAAAATTTCGTGGGGGCTTTGGTGAACTCTTGCTCGAAAACCTGTTGAAACAGGTCCTCCCTCCGGAGTCTTTTGAGATTCAATACCTTTTCAAAAGCGGCGAGAGGGTCGATGCGGTGATTCGGACAAAAGAGGGATTGATCCCAGTCGACTCAAAGTTCCCCCTCCCAAACTTCCGGAAACTGGTTGAGGCGAGCTCTGAAGAGGAGAAAAAAATAGCTCGAAAAGATTTCATCAGCGACGTCAAAAAACATATTGACGATATCTCAAAATATATTCGCCCGGAGGAAGCAACCCTCCCCTTTGCGCTAATGTATATCCCGGCAGAGAACATCTATTATGAGGCGATTATCAAGGACGAAACCCTGGAGGCCGACCTGCTCTCCTATGCCCAGAAAAAAAGGGTCTTTCCGGTTTCTCCCAACAGCTTCTACGGTTATCTGCAGACGATCGCGATCGGTCTCAGGGGAATGAAGATTGAGGAGTGGGCCCACTCGCTGGACACCCATCTTCAACGCCTCAAGGAGGATCTGAAGAGATTTGTGGAGGAGTTTGCGCAGATCGGCCTCCATCTCAAAAACTTGCGTCAAAAGTATGAATCGGCCGAAAAGCGCCTGGAAAAGTTTGGAGATAAGATGGCCGATCTGGAGGCTCCCGCTGAACAGGAGCGCCTGAAGGTTCTTCCGAGTGCCCACTGA
- the nagZ gene encoding beta-N-acetylhexosaminidase — protein MLRKTSRLFFWGFNGTAVSPRLKSLLRRYPPAGVILFRRNIVHAKQLRQLTGALRAVVPNLLIGIDQEGGRVARLRSGFTQYPPASFWGELYQRAKWREEFFRSIGRFMGRELRTVGINLDFAPVLDVHSNPKNPIIGDRAFSSDPKVVIQTAIPFAKGLLEAGVIPCGKHFPGHGDTSTDSHKNLPQVSLPPKSLWKRELPPFQIAALAKIPALMTAHVLYQKLDPNYPATLSKIILQKLLRQQLGFKGVLFSDDLQMRGIADRWSLLESSLLAFEAGCDLLMICDGMEKELETLLPFSAEIGKSPLLKRRLHESLMRIQRLKGIVPN, from the coding sequence ATGCTGAGGAAAACGAGCCGGCTCTTTTTCTGGGGATTCAACGGAACCGCTGTTTCGCCCCGTCTGAAAAGCCTTCTACGGAGGTATCCTCCGGCAGGTGTAATCCTGTTCCGCAGAAATATCGTTCATGCAAAGCAGTTGCGTCAACTGACGGGCGCCTTGAGGGCCGTCGTTCCAAACCTTCTGATTGGGATTGATCAGGAGGGGGGACGGGTCGCCCGATTGAGGAGCGGATTCACACAGTACCCCCCCGCTTCTTTCTGGGGAGAGCTCTACCAGAGGGCAAAATGGAGAGAGGAGTTCTTCCGATCGATCGGCCGTTTTATGGGGCGCGAGCTCCGAACCGTGGGGATTAATCTCGACTTTGCCCCTGTCCTTGATGTCCACTCCAATCCAAAAAATCCGATTATCGGGGACCGTGCGTTCTCCAGTGATCCAAAGGTTGTGATCCAAACCGCAATCCCGTTTGCCAAAGGGCTGTTGGAGGCCGGCGTGATCCCCTGTGGCAAACATTTTCCAGGACATGGAGATACCTCCACCGATTCCCATAAAAACCTGCCGCAGGTCTCTCTTCCCCCAAAAAGTCTCTGGAAGAGAGAACTTCCACCGTTTCAGATCGCTGCCTTGGCAAAAATTCCGGCACTGATGACCGCCCATGTCCTTTATCAAAAACTGGATCCAAATTATCCGGCAACACTCTCAAAAATTATCCTGCAAAAACTGTTGCGACAGCAACTTGGATTCAAAGGGGTGTTGTTTTCGGACGACCTCCAGATGAGAGGAATCGCAGACCGCTGGTCGCTTTTGGAATCGAGTCTTCTGGCGTTTGAGGCCGGCTGTGACCTGCTCATGATCTGTGACGGGATGGAAAAGGAGCTTGAGACCCTCCTCCCTTTTTCTGCCGAAATCGGCAAGAGTCCGCTCCTCAAAAGGCGTCTTCATGAAAGCCTGATGCGCATCCAACGGTTGAAGGGAATAGTTCCTAATTGA
- the dctP gene encoding TRAP transporter substrate-binding protein DctP, with translation MKRFLLLMMVVLLFGIRPAGSEVKQIKLAHVAPPGSSWDKILNEMNAELKQRSQGQMEFRIYPGGVQGDEKDVVRKMRINQIQVGGFTGNGLGQIATSFRVMELPFLFQNTEEVDRVTEKLTPQLEEQFLNANPSVVLLGWGEVGFVQIFSTRPVRGLSDLKGLKMWQWEGDTIAAETFGKLGVSPVPLAITDVMTGLSTNMIEAVYAPPLGTLALQWASKVKYMTDLPFYNSMAALVMLRSEFEKLSPSDKKLLKEVTGKHMRRIVVETRKDNKVAFEEIKRLGVQVVSVDSKDEKEMIDLTQAIWKEQVDHLYSQDQLVKVQELLTDLRAHASAN, from the coding sequence GTGAAAAGATTTCTTTTGCTCATGATGGTTGTTTTGTTGTTTGGAATCCGGCCGGCCGGTTCGGAGGTTAAGCAGATTAAACTTGCGCATGTTGCCCCTCCCGGTTCCTCTTGGGACAAGATTTTGAATGAAATGAATGCCGAGCTAAAACAGCGGAGCCAAGGGCAAATGGAGTTTCGTATTTACCCCGGAGGTGTTCAGGGGGACGAAAAAGATGTGGTTCGTAAGATGCGGATCAATCAGATCCAGGTAGGTGGATTTACAGGAAACGGTTTGGGGCAGATTGCCACGTCATTCCGAGTGATGGAGCTCCCCTTTCTTTTTCAGAATACGGAAGAGGTTGATCGGGTCACCGAAAAATTGACCCCCCAGTTGGAGGAGCAGTTCCTCAATGCGAACCCTTCTGTTGTTCTGCTGGGTTGGGGAGAGGTCGGGTTTGTCCAGATCTTTTCAACGCGGCCGGTTCGTGGCCTCTCCGATCTGAAGGGACTCAAGATGTGGCAGTGGGAAGGGGATACGATTGCGGCAGAGACATTCGGGAAGTTGGGTGTTTCGCCTGTGCCGCTCGCGATTACGGACGTCATGACCGGGCTCTCCACCAATATGATCGAGGCGGTTTATGCCCCTCCTCTTGGAACCCTTGCACTGCAGTGGGCCTCCAAGGTGAAGTACATGACAGATCTCCCTTTTTATAATTCCATGGCAGCGCTCGTGATGCTACGATCGGAATTTGAAAAGCTCTCTCCGTCGGACAAAAAACTGTTGAAAGAGGTCACTGGCAAACATATGCGGCGTATTGTGGTGGAGACACGTAAGGATAACAAGGTTGCGTTTGAGGAGATCAAGCGGCTGGGCGTTCAGGTTGTTTCCGTTGATTCAAAAGATGAGAAGGAGATGATCGATCTAACCCAAGCGATCTGGAAGGAGCAGGTTGATCATCTTTATAGTCAGGACCAACTGGTTAAGGTACAAGAGTTGCTGACGGACCTTCGGGCCCACGCCAGCGCAAATTAA
- a CDS encoding DUF1178 family protein, which produces MIIFDLTCRWGHSFEGWFPNLEAFEEQKKHGLVQCQICGDTEVTTLLSGGHLIKKTGDSSSVKATQPKRTEKSTVVTGEADPITLVKALRHYVKSNFEDVGDRFPDVARQITKGEAAPKSIYGKASPEEREKMTEEGIPHFVLPDLPPEFEN; this is translated from the coding sequence ATGATTATTTTTGATCTCACCTGCCGATGGGGACACAGCTTCGAGGGGTGGTTCCCGAACCTTGAGGCGTTTGAGGAGCAAAAAAAACATGGACTTGTCCAGTGCCAAATTTGTGGCGACACAGAAGTGACTACGCTTCTCTCGGGAGGCCATCTCATCAAGAAAACCGGTGATTCCTCATCCGTAAAGGCTACCCAACCAAAGAGAACCGAAAAAAGCACGGTCGTCACGGGAGAGGCCGATCCGATCACCCTGGTCAAGGCACTACGCCACTATGTAAAAAGCAATTTTGAGGATGTGGGAGACCGCTTTCCCGATGTAGCGCGACAGATTACCAAGGGAGAGGCCGCCCCTAAAAGTATTTACGGCAAGGCCTCGCCCGAGGAGAGGGAAAAGATGACGGAAGAGGGAATTCCCCACTTCGTCCTTCCGGATTTACCGCCTGAATTTGAAAATTGA